The Planococcus liqunii genome includes a region encoding these proteins:
- the mutS gene encoding DNA mismatch repair protein MutS: MAPTPMMQQYLQVKSDYQDAFLFFRLGDFYEMFYDDALKASQILEITLTSRGGTGDDRIPMCGVPHHAAQNYIDQLISKGHKVALCEQVEDPKTTKGMVKREVVRLITPGTHTEGKSIDSKSNMFLAAAEQKADGFALSYVDISTGEASAIYIAGTENALLQELQSLNIKELVVSDQLFLLLNEESQDLVLSIEPMDFVYTADERLLAECPDDLKLSIQRLLTYISRTQKQSLDHIQPFTFNENGQLLSIDFHSKRNLELLQSIRGGETKGTLLWLLDETVTAMGSRKLKQWLHQPLANRHLIEKRQQLVESLINQYFVRVELQGLLKEVYDLERLSGRIAFGSASGRDLAQLRSSLEKVPAIISELANSGHGTLANFSDKLDRCGEVCELLGAISENPPLSSKEGGVIRDGFHAKLDEYRYASRNGKDWIAQLEQEERQRTGIKSLKIGYNRIFGYYIEISKANMHLADLERYERKQTLANAERYITPELKEKETLILTAEEESLNLEYELFVKIREEVKQYIGRIQQLASTLSELDVFMSFANVAEKYRFVKPVFNDSREISIIEGRHPVVEKMLNKQHYVPNDCVLTDNQNMLLITGPNMSGKSTYMRQVALTIVLAQIGSYVPAESANLPIVDQIFTRIGAADDLVSGQSTFMVEMLESQYAITHATERSLLLFDEIGRGTSTYDGMALAQSMIEYIHENIGANTLFSTHYHELTALDQSLDKLSNVHVAAMEQSGKVVFLHKVKKGPADKSYGIHVAELAELPQPILARARELLVSFEAENKKHVSQVEQLSFFDDRDTESEEVLQMIADVNIAAITPLQSLQLLNDLQVKLSKKE; the protein is encoded by the coding sequence ATGGCACCTACACCAATGATGCAACAATACTTGCAAGTGAAATCCGATTACCAGGACGCATTCCTGTTTTTCCGCCTGGGCGATTTTTATGAAATGTTTTATGACGATGCCTTAAAGGCGTCCCAAATCCTTGAAATCACACTGACGAGCCGGGGCGGCACCGGCGACGACCGCATTCCGATGTGCGGCGTTCCGCATCACGCGGCGCAAAACTATATCGATCAGCTGATTTCCAAAGGCCACAAAGTGGCGCTTTGTGAACAAGTTGAAGACCCGAAAACCACGAAAGGCATGGTCAAGCGGGAAGTCGTCCGCTTGATTACGCCAGGCACGCATACCGAAGGCAAAAGCATCGATTCCAAATCGAATATGTTTTTGGCTGCGGCTGAACAGAAGGCAGATGGCTTTGCCTTGTCGTATGTCGATATCAGCACCGGGGAAGCGAGCGCCATTTACATAGCAGGAACAGAAAACGCGCTGCTGCAGGAATTGCAGTCGTTGAATATCAAAGAACTCGTTGTTTCCGATCAATTGTTTTTATTGCTGAACGAAGAATCACAGGACCTGGTGCTGTCGATTGAGCCGATGGATTTTGTCTACACGGCGGACGAACGATTGTTGGCTGAATGCCCGGATGACCTCAAACTCAGTATCCAGCGTCTGTTGACGTATATTTCCCGGACGCAAAAGCAGTCGCTCGACCATATTCAGCCGTTCACGTTTAATGAAAACGGACAGCTTCTGTCAATCGATTTCCATTCGAAGCGCAATCTGGAATTGCTGCAGTCGATCCGCGGCGGCGAAACAAAAGGGACGCTTCTGTGGCTATTGGACGAGACCGTTACGGCTATGGGCAGCCGGAAACTGAAGCAATGGCTGCATCAGCCATTGGCAAACCGCCATTTGATTGAAAAGCGGCAGCAATTGGTCGAATCACTCATCAATCAATATTTTGTCCGGGTGGAACTTCAAGGCCTGTTAAAAGAAGTTTACGACCTGGAGCGTTTGAGTGGGCGAATCGCTTTTGGCAGCGCGAGCGGGCGGGACTTGGCCCAGCTCCGAAGTTCGCTTGAAAAAGTGCCGGCGATCATTTCCGAACTGGCCAATTCAGGGCACGGCACACTCGCCAATTTCAGCGACAAGCTCGACCGCTGCGGCGAAGTATGCGAATTGCTTGGCGCCATCAGTGAAAACCCGCCGCTGTCTTCGAAAGAAGGCGGCGTCATCCGGGACGGATTCCATGCAAAATTGGATGAATACCGGTATGCCTCACGAAACGGCAAAGACTGGATTGCCCAGCTTGAACAGGAAGAGCGCCAGCGGACAGGCATCAAATCGTTGAAAATCGGCTATAACCGCATTTTCGGCTATTATATAGAAATCTCCAAAGCCAATATGCATTTGGCGGATTTGGAGCGCTACGAACGCAAGCAGACGCTTGCCAACGCGGAACGCTACATCACACCGGAACTGAAAGAAAAAGAAACGCTGATTTTAACCGCAGAAGAAGAAAGCCTGAACCTGGAATACGAGTTGTTCGTGAAAATTCGCGAAGAAGTGAAACAATACATTGGCCGGATCCAGCAATTAGCTTCCACACTCAGTGAACTCGACGTCTTTATGAGCTTTGCAAATGTCGCAGAGAAATACCGCTTTGTGAAACCGGTATTCAATGACTCCCGAGAAATTTCCATTATTGAAGGACGCCACCCGGTCGTAGAGAAAATGCTGAACAAGCAGCATTATGTGCCGAACGATTGCGTATTGACCGACAATCAGAACATGCTGCTCATCACGGGCCCGAACATGTCCGGTAAAAGTACGTATATGCGCCAAGTCGCATTGACGATTGTGCTGGCGCAAATCGGTTCTTACGTGCCGGCTGAATCGGCAAATCTGCCGATTGTCGACCAGATCTTCACGCGCATCGGGGCAGCGGATGATTTGGTATCCGGCCAAAGCACATTCATGGTGGAAATGCTCGAATCGCAGTACGCCATTACCCATGCGACGGAACGGAGCCTGCTATTGTTCGATGAAATCGGGCGGGGCACATCCACTTACGACGGCATGGCGCTCGCGCAGTCAATGATTGAATACATCCACGAGAACATCGGCGCCAATACCTTGTTTTCAACGCATTACCATGAATTGACGGCACTCGACCAGTCGCTCGACAAATTAAGCAATGTCCATGTGGCCGCGATGGAACAGTCCGGCAAAGTGGTGTTTTTGCATAAAGTGAAAAAAGGGCCGGCGGACAAGAGCTACGGCATCCATGTAGCAGAACTGGCCGAATTGCCGCAGCCGATTTTAGCGCGTGCGCGTGAACTATTGGTCAGCTTTGAAGCCGAAAACAAAAAGCATGTGAGCCAAGTGGAGCAATTGTCGTTTTTCGACGACCGCGACACTGAAAGCGAAGAAGTGCTGCAAATGATTGCAGATGTCAACATTGCGGCCATTACGCCGCTGCAGTCCCTGCAATTATTGAACGACCTGCAAGTCAAGCTAAGCAAAAAGGAGTGA
- a CDS encoding RicAFT regulatory complex protein RicA family protein — protein sequence MTYSKEEIIAKAREVADMIAETEEVEFFKRAEAQINENQKVREKIASLKSLQKQAVNFQAYGKERALGLIEGKIQKIEEEIDAVPIVQEFKQSQSDVNSLLQMVSTAIANQVTNNIITSTGGDILRGETGSKVKASKPTKLS from the coding sequence ATGACGTATTCAAAAGAAGAAATTATTGCAAAAGCACGCGAAGTGGCAGACATGATTGCCGAAACAGAAGAAGTGGAATTCTTTAAACGTGCAGAAGCTCAAATAAATGAAAACCAAAAAGTCCGCGAGAAAATCGCTTCCCTGAAAAGCCTTCAAAAACAGGCAGTCAATTTCCAGGCTTATGGAAAAGAACGCGCTTTAGGCCTGATCGAGGGCAAGATCCAGAAAATCGAAGAAGAAATCGACGCTGTGCCGATTGTTCAAGAGTTCAAGCAATCGCAAAGCGACGTCAATTCACTTCTGCAAATGGTTTCTACAGCCATTGCGAACCAAGTGACAAACAACATCATCACTTCAACGGGTGGAGACATTCTGCGCGGCGAAACCGGCTCGAAAGTCAAAGCCAGCAAACCGACAAAACTGTCTTAA
- the miaB gene encoding tRNA (N6-isopentenyl adenosine(37)-C2)-methylthiotransferase MiaB: MNEEQRLQSTQVKASPSDDKAEKDYSQYFQSVYTPPSLKEAKKRGKEQISYFDNFTIDPRFEGMGKGRKFYIRTYGCQMNEHDTEVMAGIFMQLGFSLTDSVQDADVILLNTCAIRENAENKVFGELGHLKPLKLEKPDLLIGVCGCMSQEESVVNKILKTYDQVDMIFGTHNIHRLPEILNEAYLSKEMVIDVWSKEGDVIENLPKVRKGKIKAWVNIMYGCDKFCTYCIVPYTRGKERSRRPEDIIQEIRHLAAQGYKEVTLLGQNVNAYGKDFTDIKYGLGDLMDELRTIDLPRIRFTTSHPRDFDDQLIEVLAKGGNLVDHIHLPVQSGSTSMLKIMARKYSCEHYLELVRKIRTAIPNVSLTTDIIVGFPNETDEQFEETLSLFKEVGFEMAFTYIYSPREGTPAAKMADNVPMEVKKERLQRLNAVVNEYALNAMKAYEGQIVEVLVEGESKKNSDVLSGYTAKNKLVNFAGPKSIVGQLVKVKITTTKTWSLNGELVEAGYGQEVGV; encoded by the coding sequence ATGAATGAGGAGCAGCGACTTCAATCCACCCAAGTGAAGGCTTCACCATCAGACGACAAGGCTGAAAAAGATTACAGCCAATACTTTCAAAGCGTGTATACGCCGCCTTCATTGAAGGAAGCGAAAAAACGAGGGAAAGAACAAATTTCTTACTTCGATAACTTTACGATCGATCCCCGCTTTGAAGGGATGGGCAAAGGCCGTAAGTTTTACATCCGCACCTATGGATGCCAGATGAATGAGCACGATACGGAAGTGATGGCCGGCATTTTTATGCAGCTGGGCTTTTCTCTTACGGATTCGGTCCAGGATGCAGATGTCATCTTATTGAACACATGCGCCATCCGGGAAAACGCTGAAAACAAGGTGTTCGGGGAATTGGGGCATTTGAAACCTTTGAAACTGGAAAAACCGGATTTGCTGATCGGCGTCTGCGGCTGCATGTCGCAGGAAGAGTCCGTGGTCAACAAAATCCTGAAAACCTACGATCAAGTAGATATGATTTTTGGCACACATAATATCCACCGGCTGCCTGAGATTTTAAACGAAGCGTATTTGTCGAAAGAAATGGTCATCGACGTTTGGTCAAAAGAAGGCGATGTCATTGAAAACTTGCCGAAAGTGCGCAAAGGAAAAATCAAGGCATGGGTGAATATCATGTACGGCTGTGATAAATTCTGTACGTATTGCATTGTTCCGTATACACGGGGAAAAGAACGTTCCCGCCGTCCGGAAGATATCATCCAGGAAATACGCCATCTGGCAGCGCAAGGCTATAAGGAAGTAACGCTGCTCGGGCAAAATGTAAATGCATACGGCAAGGATTTCACCGATATCAAGTATGGGCTGGGGGATTTGATGGATGAACTGCGGACGATCGATCTGCCGCGCATCCGGTTCACCACTAGCCATCCCCGTGATTTCGATGATCAGTTGATTGAGGTGCTCGCAAAAGGCGGAAACCTTGTTGACCACATCCATTTGCCTGTACAATCAGGTTCGACGAGCATGTTGAAAATCATGGCCCGCAAATATTCATGCGAACATTATTTGGAATTGGTCCGGAAAATACGGACAGCCATTCCGAATGTTTCGTTGACGACGGACATCATTGTCGGCTTTCCGAACGAAACAGACGAGCAGTTTGAAGAAACACTTTCTCTGTTCAAAGAAGTCGGTTTTGAAATGGCCTTTACGTATATCTATTCTCCGCGTGAAGGTACGCCGGCCGCAAAAATGGCCGATAATGTCCCGATGGAAGTGAAAAAAGAGCGGCTGCAGCGTTTGAACGCCGTCGTGAACGAATATGCCTTGAACGCGATGAAGGCTTACGAAGGGCAAATCGTCGAAGTCCTGGTTGAAGGCGAAAGCAAGAAAAATTCCGATGTGTTATCCGGCTATACAGCCAAAAACAAATTGGTCAATTTTGCAGGGCCGAAGTCGATTGTCGGCCAATTGGTAAAAGTTAAAATTACAACAACAAAAACATGGTCATTGAACGGTGAACTAGTCGAAGCCGGGTATGGCCAAGAAGTGGGTGTCTAA
- a CDS encoding TIGR00282 family metallophosphoesterase — MKILFIGDIVGSIGRDALESYLPRLKRKYAPDVVIANGENAAAGRGITKAIYQDLLFMGVDVITMGNHTWDQKEIFDFIDDVDYLIRPANFSPEAPGRGMATVTKNGQTLSVINLHGRVFLPPHDDPFQKVDELIAEAKAISPLVFVDFHAEATSEKIAMGWHLDGRVSVVVGTHTHVQTADARILPNGTAYISDVGMTGPYDEILGMTKESVLYRFKTNMPTRFEVPKRGRSVVSGFFTEVDDQTGKALSFERVYINDDYPFQN, encoded by the coding sequence ATGAAAATTTTATTTATTGGAGATATCGTCGGATCGATTGGCAGAGATGCACTGGAGTCGTATTTGCCACGGTTAAAGCGAAAATATGCACCGGACGTGGTCATTGCGAACGGAGAGAACGCAGCGGCTGGCCGCGGCATCACGAAAGCGATTTATCAGGATCTGCTCTTTATGGGCGTGGATGTCATTACGATGGGCAACCATACGTGGGACCAGAAAGAAATTTTTGATTTCATCGATGACGTCGATTACTTGATTCGTCCGGCCAACTTCTCGCCGGAAGCCCCGGGCCGCGGCATGGCTACCGTTACAAAAAATGGCCAAACTCTATCGGTGATCAACTTGCACGGCCGTGTCTTTTTGCCGCCGCATGATGATCCATTCCAAAAAGTGGACGAGTTAATTGCGGAAGCCAAAGCGATTTCACCATTGGTCTTTGTCGATTTCCACGCCGAAGCGACTAGCGAAAAAATTGCCATGGGCTGGCATTTGGACGGGCGTGTTTCTGTCGTTGTCGGCACGCATACACATGTGCAAACGGCAGATGCACGAATTCTGCCAAACGGCACTGCCTATATTTCCGATGTCGGCATGACAGGGCCGTACGATGAAATTCTGGGGATGACAAAAGAATCGGTGCTTTACCGCTTCAAAACGAATATGCCGACCCGCTTTGAAGTGCCAAAACGTGGACGCTCCGTCGTCAGCGGCTTTTTTACGGAAGTCGACGACCAAACCGGAAAAGCGCTGTCTTTTGAACGGGTTTACATTAATGACGATTACCCATTCCAAAACTAA
- the rny gene encoding ribonuclease Y: MGITEIIFALLGIIVGVVVGYYALKKANDSNIAGAKNSAEQIVEDAKKEAEALKKEALLEAKDENHKLRTETESEIRERRLELQRQENRLLQREENLDRKDDALNKREASLERKDEALAEKQQHIVQMESKAEELVRQQQSEMERISSLTREEAKAIIIEQVENELSTDLATMVKESESRAKEESDKKAKNILSLAMQRFAADHVAETTVSVVNLPNDEMKGRIIGREGRNIRTLETLTGIDLIIDDTPEAVILSGFDPIRRETARLALEKLVSDGRIHPARIEEMVEKSRREVDEQIREIGEQTTFDVGVHNLHPDLIKILGRLRYRTSYGQNVLKHSVEVAFLSGLMAAELGEDVTLARRAGLLHDIGKAIDHEVEGSHVEIGVELGTKYKEHPVVINSIASHHGDTEATSIISVIVAAADALSAARPGARSETLENYIRRLEKLEEISESYEGVEKSFAIQAGREIRIMVRPEQIDDMTAHRLARDIRKRIEEELDYPGHIKVTVIRETRAVEYAK; the protein is encoded by the coding sequence ATGGGTATTACAGAGATCATCTTCGCTTTGCTTGGTATCATCGTCGGTGTAGTTGTTGGATATTATGCATTGAAAAAAGCAAACGACTCCAATATCGCAGGCGCGAAAAATTCTGCGGAGCAAATAGTTGAAGATGCGAAAAAAGAAGCAGAAGCCCTGAAAAAAGAAGCGTTATTGGAAGCGAAAGACGAAAATCATAAATTGCGTACTGAAACAGAATCTGAAATTCGGGAACGCCGATTAGAACTTCAAAGACAAGAAAATCGGTTGTTGCAGAGAGAAGAAAATTTGGATCGCAAGGATGATGCTTTAAACAAAAGAGAGGCAAGTCTGGAACGCAAAGACGAAGCACTCGCAGAAAAACAACAGCATATTGTACAGATGGAGAGCAAAGCTGAGGAATTAGTCCGGCAGCAGCAGTCCGAGATGGAACGGATTTCATCTTTGACTCGCGAAGAAGCGAAAGCCATTATCATTGAGCAAGTGGAAAATGAGCTTTCAACAGACCTTGCGACTATGGTCAAAGAATCAGAATCCCGTGCAAAAGAAGAGTCGGACAAAAAAGCGAAAAACATCCTGTCGTTGGCTATGCAGCGATTTGCAGCTGACCACGTAGCGGAAACCACCGTTTCTGTAGTCAACTTGCCAAACGATGAGATGAAAGGCCGCATCATTGGACGCGAAGGGCGCAATATCCGGACGCTTGAAACGTTGACAGGCATCGATTTAATCATCGATGATACGCCTGAAGCGGTAATTCTATCTGGATTCGACCCGATCCGCCGCGAGACGGCCCGCTTGGCACTTGAAAAACTGGTGTCTGACGGCCGAATCCACCCGGCACGCATTGAAGAAATGGTTGAGAAGTCAAGACGTGAAGTGGATGAGCAAATACGCGAAATCGGTGAACAAACAACGTTTGACGTAGGCGTCCATAATTTGCACCCGGATTTGATCAAGATCCTGGGCCGCCTTCGCTACCGCACGAGCTATGGACAAAACGTCCTGAAGCATTCCGTGGAAGTTGCCTTCCTGTCCGGTTTGATGGCTGCGGAACTTGGCGAAGACGTTACCTTGGCAAGACGTGCTGGACTGCTGCATGACATCGGTAAAGCGATCGACCACGAAGTCGAAGGCAGCCATGTCGAAATCGGCGTAGAGCTTGGCACAAAATACAAAGAACATCCTGTTGTGATCAACAGCATTGCTTCTCACCACGGGGACACAGAAGCGACATCGATTATCTCGGTAATTGTCGCAGCCGCAGATGCTTTGTCTGCAGCACGTCCAGGGGCAAGAAGCGAAACTCTCGAAAACTATATTCGCAGACTCGAAAAACTCGAAGAAATTTCCGAATCGTACGAAGGCGTTGAGAAATCATTTGCCATTCAAGCGGGACGCGAAATCCGGATCATGGTCCGGCCGGAACAAATTGATGATATGACAGCGCATCGTCTGGCACGCGATATCCGGAAACGGATTGAAGAAGAGCTTGACTATCCTGGACACATCAAAGTGACGGTCATCAGAGAAACACGAGCAGTTGAATATGCAAAATAA
- the recA gene encoding recombinase RecA: MSDRKAALDMALKSIEKQFGKGSVMKLGEKSDRNVSSVSSGSLALDTALGIGGYPRGRVIEIYGPESSGKTTVSLHAIAEVQAIGGTAAFIDAEHALDPMYAKALGVNIDELLLSQPDTGEQALEIAEALVRSGAIDIVVVDSVAALVPKAEIEGEMGDSHMGLQARLMSQALRKLSGVINTSNTIFIFINQIREKIGVMFGNPETTPGGRALKFYSSVRLEVRRAEALKSGTDIIGNRTKIKIVKNKVAPPFRTAEVDIMYGKGISREGEIVDIGSELDIIQKSGSWYSYNEERIGQGRENAKQFLLNNPEMRNEISNKIRESFGMAAANYTIAANKDEPEEFNLLIDDEE, from the coding sequence TTGAGCGACCGTAAAGCAGCGTTAGACATGGCGTTAAAGAGTATAGAAAAGCAATTTGGTAAAGGTTCGGTCATGAAATTAGGCGAGAAAAGCGACCGCAACGTATCATCGGTTTCAAGTGGTTCATTGGCACTTGATACGGCACTGGGAATAGGCGGATATCCGCGTGGACGGGTAATCGAAATTTACGGCCCTGAAAGTTCAGGTAAAACAACTGTATCCCTGCACGCAATTGCAGAAGTACAAGCAATCGGAGGAACAGCAGCATTCATCGATGCGGAGCACGCATTAGATCCGATGTATGCCAAAGCGTTGGGCGTTAATATTGATGAGTTGCTCCTGTCTCAGCCGGATACAGGCGAACAGGCACTTGAAATTGCGGAAGCTTTGGTACGAAGCGGCGCTATCGATATCGTAGTTGTCGATTCTGTAGCGGCACTTGTGCCAAAAGCGGAAATTGAAGGCGAAATGGGTGACTCCCATATGGGTCTGCAAGCCCGTTTGATGTCGCAGGCACTTCGCAAACTTTCAGGCGTCATCAATACATCAAACACCATTTTTATTTTCATCAACCAAATCCGTGAGAAAATTGGTGTAATGTTCGGGAACCCGGAAACAACTCCTGGCGGCCGGGCATTGAAATTCTATTCTTCTGTCCGTTTGGAAGTAAGACGTGCAGAAGCATTGAAATCCGGTACGGATATCATCGGTAACAGAACAAAGATCAAGATTGTGAAAAACAAGGTAGCGCCGCCGTTCCGTACAGCTGAAGTGGATATTATGTACGGAAAAGGGATTTCCCGTGAAGGTGAAATCGTGGATATCGGTTCAGAACTGGACATCATCCAAAAGAGCGGTTCTTGGTATTCTTACAACGAAGAACGCATTGGACAAGGACGCGAAAACGCGAAGCAGTTCCTTCTTAACAATCCGGAAATGCGCAATGAAATTTCCAACAAAATCCGCGAATCTTTTGGCATGGCAGCAGCCAACTACACGATTGCAGCCAATAAAGACGAGCCGGAAGAATTTAACTTGCTTATTGACGACGAAGAATAA
- a CDS encoding competence/damage-inducible protein A, producing MNAEIIAVGSELLLGQITNSNARFLSSHLAELGINVYYHTVVGDNAGRLEDVIQIAEERADLIIFTGGLGPTKDDLTKETIARHLGTTLEMNEEALESIVAFFERAGRIMTENNKKQALVLKDSDVLVNNHGMAPGMLYPKDGRVYILLPGPPKEMEPMFQFEAKPKLARLLNQADVILSHVLRFYGIGEAELEDRLQDLLDRQTNPTIAPLASDGEVMLRLTAKTNSEEQAWELINEAKTEILERVGQYLYGYDNDSLASKTIELLKEQSKTISAAESLTAGLFQSELAAVAGASAVLTGGVIAYNEEMKIEQLGIAPELLKESGVVSEETAIAMAEAVRRKFDTDIAVGLTGAAGPDAHGDQPAGTVWIGIATADGTNAYRLQLSGMRNTNRLRAVKLALSYIIRTLTEGNARKI from the coding sequence ATGAATGCAGAAATTATTGCAGTAGGCTCTGAACTGCTGCTCGGGCAAATCACCAACTCAAATGCCCGTTTTTTATCCAGCCATCTTGCTGAACTGGGCATCAATGTGTATTACCATACAGTGGTTGGAGACAACGCCGGACGTCTGGAAGACGTGATCCAAATCGCAGAAGAACGCGCCGATTTGATCATCTTTACAGGCGGACTTGGCCCGACCAAAGACGATTTGACAAAGGAAACGATTGCCCGCCATTTGGGTACAACTCTCGAAATGAATGAGGAAGCGCTTGAGTCGATTGTGGCGTTTTTTGAACGTGCCGGCCGCATCATGACTGAGAACAACAAAAAACAGGCACTTGTTTTAAAGGATAGTGATGTGCTTGTAAATAACCATGGCATGGCTCCGGGAATGCTGTATCCAAAAGATGGACGTGTTTATATCTTGCTTCCAGGGCCGCCAAAAGAAATGGAGCCGATGTTCCAGTTTGAGGCAAAACCGAAACTGGCGCGCCTTTTAAATCAGGCGGATGTTATTTTGTCTCATGTGCTGCGGTTTTATGGCATTGGAGAGGCGGAGCTTGAAGACCGTCTGCAGGACCTTTTGGACCGGCAAACCAATCCGACCATTGCGCCGCTAGCTTCAGACGGAGAAGTCATGCTCCGGCTTACAGCGAAAACAAACTCGGAAGAGCAGGCATGGGAATTGATCAACGAGGCAAAAACGGAAATCCTGGAGCGGGTTGGACAGTACTTGTACGGCTACGACAATGATTCCCTGGCTTCGAAGACAATTGAACTCCTGAAAGAACAGTCCAAGACCATTTCCGCTGCCGAAAGCCTGACAGCCGGCCTTTTCCAATCGGAACTGGCTGCAGTAGCGGGCGCCAGTGCGGTTCTTACGGGCGGCGTGATTGCTTACAATGAAGAAATGAAAATCGAACAGTTGGGGATAGCGCCTGAACTGCTGAAAGAATCCGGCGTTGTCAGCGAAGAAACCGCTATTGCGATGGCAGAAGCGGTGCGCCGGAAGTTTGATACGGATATTGCGGTTGGCTTGACCGGAGCTGCAGGACCGGATGCGCACGGCGACCAGCCGGCGGGGACGGTGTGGATCGGCATTGCGACAGCAGACGGCACCAATGCTTACCGTCTTCAATTATCGGGGATGCGCAACACCAATCGCTTGCGAGCGGTAAAATTAGCTTTATCTTATATCATACGAACACTGACAGAAGGAAATGCACGCAAAATTTAA
- the pgsA gene encoding CDP-diacylglycerol--glycerol-3-phosphate 3-phosphatidyltransferase: MNIPNRITISRILLIPVFMIVMLVDFNWGNMTLFGADMPVSHFIGGLIFIFASLTDWVDGYYARKYNLVTTFGKFLDPLADKLLVSAALIILVELDFAASWIVILIISREFAVTGLRLVLAGEGEVVAAGSLGKIKTTAQILAISALLLHNTIFTLANIPFGEIMLYIALIFTVWSGWDYFYANRRGLLASK, from the coding sequence ATGAACATTCCAAACCGCATCACCATTTCCAGAATTTTATTGATTCCTGTTTTCATGATCGTTATGCTAGTTGATTTTAACTGGGGGAACATGACGCTTTTCGGAGCGGACATGCCGGTTTCCCATTTTATCGGCGGATTGATTTTTATCTTTGCCTCTTTGACAGACTGGGTCGACGGCTACTATGCACGCAAATACAACCTGGTGACCACTTTTGGGAAGTTCCTGGATCCGCTTGCTGATAAATTGCTGGTGTCGGCAGCCTTGATTATTTTGGTAGAACTTGATTTTGCCGCTTCATGGATTGTCATCCTCATTATCAGCCGTGAGTTTGCGGTAACCGGACTGCGCTTGGTGCTTGCGGGTGAAGGGGAAGTTGTAGCAGCTGGAAGTCTAGGCAAAATCAAAACGACGGCGCAGATTTTGGCGATTTCGGCGTTATTGCTCCATAATACTATTTTCACTTTAGCAAACATTCCATTCGGAGAAATCATGCTGTACATCGCATTGATCTTTACCGTATGGTCCGGCTGGGATTATTTCTATGCCAACCGCCGGGGATTGCTGGCTTCCAAATAA
- a CDS encoding helix-turn-helix domain-containing protein translates to MSELGTRLKEARIAKGLSLEDLQEATKIQKRYLAGIEEGDFSMMPGPFYSRAFIKQYAEAVGLHPDELFEQYNEEIPAIKEDPYTPPTPSRRQTFASQSSSRTNEIMPKVIAALFIVTVLAVVVFFYSNLDTNDPIEEGTANDSGVPYEEPAEEAPAEPAEKPAEEKAEKPAEAPKKEEPKEPKASIKAGKPAGQTTTYDFSGPAKRELVIKVVGGPSWVQAADSNQKELFKPDTMAAGATEKLDVSGLKQVQLRLGKAANVQLAVNGVPVEYKLDATTQNIVIRFAEAE, encoded by the coding sequence TTGAGTGAATTAGGTACTCGCTTGAAAGAAGCGAGAATCGCAAAAGGATTAAGTTTAGAGGATTTGCAGGAAGCGACAAAAATTCAGAAACGCTATTTGGCTGGGATCGAAGAAGGTGATTTTAGCATGATGCCGGGCCCTTTTTATTCGCGGGCTTTTATCAAGCAATACGCCGAGGCGGTAGGGCTTCACCCAGATGAATTGTTTGAACAATACAACGAGGAAATCCCGGCGATCAAAGAAGATCCCTATACTCCGCCTACGCCTTCGCGGCGGCAGACGTTCGCCAGTCAATCCTCGAGCCGGACAAACGAAATCATGCCGAAAGTGATTGCGGCATTGTTCATTGTCACTGTATTGGCAGTAGTGGTTTTCTTTTATTCAAATCTGGATACAAACGATCCGATCGAAGAAGGCACCGCAAACGACAGCGGCGTGCCGTATGAAGAACCGGCAGAGGAGGCTCCTGCAGAACCGGCTGAAAAGCCGGCGGAAGAGAAGGCGGAAAAACCTGCCGAAGCTCCGAAAAAAGAGGAACCGAAGGAACCGAAAGCGAGCATTAAAGCAGGGAAGCCTGCTGGACAAACGACCACATATGATTTTTCCGGTCCAGCTAAAAGAGAGCTGGTCATTAAAGTTGTAGGCGGCCCTTCTTGGGTGCAGGCCGCTGATTCAAACCAGAAAGAGCTGTTTAAGCCGGATACCATGGCTGCCGGTGCCACAGAGAAGCTGGATGTCAGCGGGCTGAAGCAAGTCCAGCTGCGCCTTGGCAAAGCTGCAAATGTCCAGCTGGCCGTCAATGGCGTGCCAGTTGAATATAAGCTCGATGCAACAACACAAAATATCGTTATTCGATTTGCAGAAGCGGAATAG